The genome window CAGTGTCGTTTTTAAATCCCCTAGTTTAACTATATTTAGACTAAGGGATTTTCTTATATTTTAAAAAGAAAAGCGATCTATTAATTCCGTACTTTTTCTTTGATGCTCTCTGTTCTGTGTGTAATTTATTTGATACAAGCTGGAAAATAAGACATTAAGTACATAATCAATGGATACTTGTGATGCAAAGGTAGCGATTTTGTCTGTTTCTTTCTTTTCTAAAGCTGGTATGGTTAAAACAACATCTGCCATTTTGGCTAATTTACTTTCAGGAAAGGCGGTTAACAATAAAATCGGCACCTTTCTTTCTTTTAATATACGAGCAGCAATGAAGTCCTCATTTGATTTAGCTTCATAAGTAATAAAAAAGGCGCAGTCATTTCTTTCAATGTTAACAGTGTTGTTGGCAAATTCATTACGGGCCGTTGCGATTATGGCATATTTATTTATCTTCAAAAGTTTATTTTGGAAACTTTCGGCCCGAATTTGCGAATCTCCTACAGCATACATAAAGATGCGGTTTGAATTGTATAGATACTTAGTCATTTTAAAAAGGGATTTTTCCTTTAAGAGCTCATAGCTTTCTTTGATGGCCTGTTGCGTTAAATACATCATATCCTGGCTGATTTTCATAAGAGAAGCATCATCCTCAAATGGGATATTCGGATTAATTTCAGATAAAACATGGTTTTTTTGCTCGATCGATTTAACAAGCATAATTTTAAAATCTTTAAAGCCCTTCATTCCTAACTTTTGTGCAAAGCGAATGATAGAAGTATGAGAAGTAAATGTTTTTTGTGCTAACTCTTGGATTGTCATTCTCTCAATTAAGTTAGCATTCTCCAAAATATATTTTGCAATATTTTTTTCTGCTGCTGTATAATCCGTTCTATTGGCAATTTGTTTTAGCAACAAATCGGCTCACCCCTTTAAAATTGAACATTTTGTTCATTAAATCAGCTTAATTTCAGATGGAAGCTTGAACATTTTATCCTAAATCCATTAATGCAAAAGCTTTACATGGAATTCTCTGTTATTCCATCCTATAATAATCCCATTAAGGAAAAAAGGAGTGCCTTTTATGCTAACAATTGGATACATAGGAAATGGCAAAAGTACAAATCGGTATCATCTTCCTTTTACTTTACAAAGAGACCATATTAAGGTGAAAACAATTTATCGTAGAAACCCAGCTCGCGATACATGGAAGAAATATAAACATATTCATTATACTACGGATTTAAACGAGATACTCAATGATCAAGAGATTCAATTAATCGTAGTAACAACATCTCATGACTCTCATTATGCATTTGCTAAGTTAGCTTTAGATCATAATAAACATGTGCTAGTGGAAAAGCCATTTATGATGTCGGTAGAAGAAGCCGAAGAAATATTCTTATATGCAAAAGAAAAAGGACTTGTTGTTCAATGCTATCAAAACCGCCGTTATGATTCAGATTTTCTGACAACAAAAAAAGTGATAGAGAGTGGTAAATTAGGAGATTTATTAGAAGTAGAATTGAATTATGACTATTATCGACCAGAAGTGCCAGAATCAGTCCAGGTTTATAATAATTATCGTAGCTTTATGTACGGACATGGTACCCATACGATCGACCAGGTCATATCTTATTTTGGAAAACCGCAGCATGTTCATTATGATGTAAGACAATTACTAGGACAAGGACGAATGAATGACTATTTTGACTTAGATTTTTATTATGATCAGTTAAAGGTTTCGATTAAGTCAAGTTACTTCCGTCTAAAAGAAAGACCAAGCTTTGTTGTTTACGGTAAGAAGGGAAGCTTCATTAAACATTCGAAAGATAGACAAGAGGAACATTTAAAACTTTTCTATATGCCTGATGGAGAGAGTTTTGGGATAGACCAACCAGAACATTATGGTACCCTAACTTATATAGATGAGAATGGAGATTACCATGAAGAAAAAGTTGTATCAAAGGCAGGGGATTATGGGCGAGTGTATGATGGAATGTATAATACAATCATCCATGGGGAAGAAAAAATAATAAAAGATGAGGAAACGCTATTACAATTGGCAATTTTAGAAGCGGGAATGAAGGGATGTAAATAAAATGAAACTTGGAATAGTGGGAGCAGGAAAGATTGTTCAAGATTTATTACCTATGTTTAAATCTATTCCACAAATTGACTTGATGGCGATTTTTGGAAGACCTAATAAAAAGGGATTTTTGTTAGACTTACAAAAGGAATATCTTATAAACAAAATATATGTTGATTATAAAGAGATGCTTGCAGATACTGATATAGATGTCGTTTATATAGCATTGCCTAATCAGCTTCATTATTCCTATACAAAACAAGCTTTAGAAGCCAGAAAACATGTGATTTGTGAGAAGCCTTTTACCTCTAATTTAAAGGAATTGCAGGAATTAGAAAAGATTGCCCAAAGGAATGATCTTTATTTAATAGAAGCAATTACTAATCAATATAGAGGAAATTTTTTACAAATAAAAGAGTTACTTCCTAAGTTAGGAGATATCAAGGTGGTAGAAGCAAATTATTCTCAGTACTCCTCACGTTATGATGCTTTTAAAGAGGGAGACATTTTACCAGCTTTTAATCCAGAGATGTCAGGTGGCGCCTTGATGGATATTAACAGTTACAATATTCATTTCGTTGTTGGATTATTTGGAAAACCAATGGCGGTGCAGTATTATCCCAATTTGTCACGAGGGATTGATACCTCTGGAGTCTTAGTTTTAGAGTATGAGCGATTTAAAGCGGTATGTATAGGTTCTAAAGATAGCAGGGGAGCATCATTTGCGACTATTCAAGGCGATAATGGCTTTTTGACAGTTGATGGGCCTGTTAACAGCATAGATTCATTTACTATCAGCAATGCAAGTAATGGAGAAGAGAAGATAAATAAAAATGAGCATAAACATCGAATGTATGAAGAATTTGTTGCATTTGAAAAAATAATACGCGAGAAAAACAAAAGTGAAATGCTAAAAAGACTAGAACATAGTCTTCAAGTGATGGAGATTCTTACAATGGCAAGAAAAAAGGCAGGAATCATTTTTGCTGCCGATAAAGGGATAAACGAATAGGCTTGAAAGAAAGTCTTCTATTAATAGAGGACTTTTTTAATTGGGAAGGAAGCAACGAGGAAGGTAAGGGAAACAAGTGACTGTTTCCCAATGCATTAAAGTAAGTCCTTCTCTTATAAATAATAGACTTTGAAAATAATGTCCTGTGGGTGATTTCCGAATTTCTTCCCAAAAATAGTGGCACCTCCAACATATTCAGCATCTTCTTTCACTTCAATTCGAAATGTCCAGCGATCACAATTGTCATCCAATTCATTGATGGTAACTGCGGATATTGGATCTCCATCAATATATGTACCATGGTTTGTAATTCGCAGTGTTTTAAGAAGCCCGTATTGATTTAGATTATGCGGCCACCATTCAGGTGTAAGTTTACCTCGTGTATCTGCAAAGTCTCCAGGACTTCTCCAGGTTCCAAGTTCTAATCCATTTAGTGAAAAGGTAATATCAGAAGGCCAATTATCATTAGAAAATGGAAATTCTGAACACACTTCTAAACTAATTTCAAATTGCTGGATTTTTTCTTCCTTTTTTAAAAAGTTTGGGATGGTGTATTGGATAAAGCCTTGAGTAAACCACAAAATTTCTGCTTCCACTCTTTTTGGATCCATAAAGAGTTTTGGTTCATCTACTCTGCCAATAAAATCCTTTTCAGAAGCTAATCCACAGGTTGGTTTTAAATCATAATCTGTGTAATGACCAATTGGAACAGAGGTTTCGTAAGAAGCAAAAGAATGATAGATTTTCTTTGGAAAATTGATTTCGATGTGGTCTACTTTTAACATGGAAATTTTTTGTAATCCGGACTTTCCTGGAATCTTTTCAGTCTTTATTAGACCTGCATCTTCTAATTTTTTTACATGCTTTGTTACAATTGCACTGCTGATGCCCAATTCTTTGGCAAGCTCTTTTATATTCATTTTATTTTTAGACAGTAACTGAATAATTGTCATTCGAACTTCACTTGCTAAAGCTTCGTACACGACTAAAGAGGATTTATCGATCCCCAATTGCATATAGACCCCTTCTTTCAGTATGTTTGATTAACTGTAAAGTTTCTTTCTTATACAAAAAATAACACGGAAATTAATCTCTGTAAATGTTTTCTTTTAATCCAAAGAATGATTAATATTAATGTTAATATTTTTATTGATAAAGTTTATTAAGTTTATAGTATCATTATCTTAAATATTATTTAATTTAATATGCCTTAAGGCAGAACGGAAAGCAGTTGGGGTCATGTTTTCTGTTTGCTTAAATACTCTCATAAAATATTTCTCATCTTTAAAACCACAGTCGGCAGCAACTTTCGTAACAGTATCATTCGTGTTCAATAATAATGATTTTGCCTTCTCTAATCTAACTTGAAGAATAAATTGGCTAATTGTTGTTCCGATATTTTTTGAAAAAGTATGTGATAAGTAAGCTTTATTATATCCAAAATGATTGGCGATTTCTTCTATTGTTAAGGGGTGATTGCTGTTCATCCGAATCCATTCTTTTACATAGTGTAAGAAACGATTATGTGGTTCTCTCTCGGCAGAATCTTCATAGACACTACGGGCTTCCTCACTAAGCTCTAATAGGATAGCTGTTACTAAATAATCAAGAAAACCATTATTTGTTTGAGATGATTTCATGCTTGCGATTAATTGATTTAACAAAATGATGGTTTTAGAAAGATTCATTTCAGATGAATACAAAGGTAAATATATTTCTGGAGAGGAGCTTTTTTGTGCGTAGGGATTTGAAACAGCCTTTTTTCCTTGTGGAAGATAAAAGTGGAACCAATAGAATGATAGGCCCTTTTCTGAGTGTTTACTACCTTTAAAGGATGTGTTGGCAGGAATGAAAAGAAATTCATTTTCTTTTAATTCATATGCGGTATTATCTACCTCTAAATAGAGAGTACCAGAAATACATAGGATAATTTCTTCATTTGGATTTTTTCTTGGTGCATGAGACCATGGAACATCTGACACAAATAAACCAGCTGAATGAAAGGGTACCGCTCCTGTTAGACGGGAAAGTATATACGTTTCTTGCATCTTTTTTCCTCCTTTTGAAGATATGGTAGCACGATCATCTAGTTTATGTCCACCACATCTATTTGTTATCCTACTTACATCATACGTGAAACCAGTTAAACTATTGAAAACGGTGTCAAAAAGGAATGGAGGAAGTAAATTGTTAAGTGAATTTGCCTTAAACAAGGTGCATATAAAGGATACATTTTGGAATTATTATGTCAAAAATATTAAGCACAAAACAATTCCCTTTCAATATAAAGTGATGGATAACGATATGGATATTAATATTGAGAGGGAAAGAGAGGATGAGAGTTTACCAGCAGAGAAAAGCAATGCTATCGAAAATTTTCGCATAGCAGCTGGATTAAAAGGTGGAGAACATTACGGCTGGTTTTTTCAAGATAGTGATGTGTACAAATGGCTAGAAGCAGTTTCATACAGTTTGCAAATTTCTCCAGATAAGGAATTAGAGGAGCTTGCTGACAGTGTCATTGATTTAATTGGCAAGGCACAAGAAAAAGATGGCTATTTACAAACTTTTTTTCAAGTGAAATTTCCTAATAGAAAATATCGTGAGCTGTACTATAGTCATGAATTATATTGCGCTGGACACTTAATTGAAGCGGCTATAGGCTATACAGAAGCTACAGGGAAAAGAGCATTATTGCAGATTGCATTAAAGGTAGTAGACAATGTTGCAAAGTATTTTGGTTATGAAGAAGGAAAAATACAGGGAGCTGATGGTCACCAAGAAATTGAACTAGCGTTAGCAAAATTGTATGAGTTTACTGGGGAGAAGAAATATTTAGATTTAGCAGCCTTCTTTATAGATGTGAGAGGAAAAGATCCATTATTCTATGACAAGCAAGTAGAGCAAAACAATAAAGACGGAATAACAAATGATCATCCAAAGATTGATTTAAAGTATTTACAAGCATATATTCAGCCGAAAAAGCAGACAACAGCAGTTGGCCATGCAGTTCGAATGTTGTATATGGCAACTGGGATGGCAAGGATTGCAAAACATTCAAACGATGAACAACTATTTATAGCTTGTAAAGAAATTTGGCGGGACGTTATCAAGAAGAAGATGTATATAACTGCTGGTGTTGGTTCTACTGTTCATGGGGAGGCATTTACAGGTGAATATGATTTGCCGAATGACACCATGTACTGTGAGACATGTGCCTCTATCGCTCTTATTTATTTTGCGTATGAGATGTTTAAAATAGAACAAAAGGCAGAATACATAGAGATTATGGAACGGGCATTATATAATGGTGCTCTTTCTGGAGCATCTATTGATGGAGAACATTTTTTCTATGTGAATCCACTGGAAGTATATCCGTCCATAAGTAAGAATAATCCTGGGCAAGGGCATGTGAAGTCTCAGCGGCCAAATTGGCTTGGTTGTGCTTGCTGTCCGCCAAACTTTGCGCGAACAATCGGTTCCATCCAGCGTTACTTTTATACATGGGATGAAGAAAGACAAATCATTTACAGCAATCTATTTGTTTCTAGTAACCTAGACTTTCCGGGAGGAACCTTAGAGCAAATGACAGAATTTCCGAAGCAAAATAGGGTGAAATATCGCCTCAAAACGGATGGGCAATTAGTTACTTTAAAAATTCGTATTCCCGAGTGGCTAAAAAATCCATTACTATATGTGGAAGGAACTACAATCGAAATAAATATGATTGATGGCTATATGGAATTAAAAAGGAAGTGGAATGGAGAAATAGTGGAACTTGTCTTTGAGACACCAGTGTTGGCTGTCACGGCAAATCCTAACGTAGTTGCCGATGTTAATCGTATAGCTATACAAAGGGGCCCTTTTGTTTACTGTGCAGAATCGATAGATAATGAAGAGAAACTACAAACCTATCATATCAACCCCAAAAACCTTGAATGGGCAAAGGTATGCTATCAGCCAGGTGTATTAAATGGGATTACTCAACTTATGGTGGAAGCAGATCATGAACTAGTCGATAGAAGTTGGCAGGAAACATTATACCAATTTAATTTCAGGGGGAATACAGAAAAGAAAGAACTTACACTCATTCCTTATTATTCCTGGGGAAATAGAGGAGAATGTGAAATGGTTGTATGGCTATATAAGTAGAGTGCATAAAGCATAAGGATAGATAGACTTCCTTATGCTTTTTTACTTTTTTGGAGAAATAATGGATACATGGGAGAAGGCTTCCTTCTTTCTGGAAGCATGCTGACTATAACAATAGTAGTTGGTTTTAGAGAATGGAGTAAGCTTTTGAATTCTGATAAAATCAAGTTAATTATCTTTAGAAAGAGTGCAATCAAATGAATAGGGGGGGATAGGATTGAAAGAAGAGAGAAAGTTTCATCGGCCGTTTGGGGTGTATGGGGTTAACACGGAAAATGATAAATTACTCGTAATACATAAGAAAAGAGGACCTTATGCTAATCGCTTTGATTTGCCAGGAGGAAGCTTGGAACCAGAGGAAAGTTTGGCGACAGCCATGAGGAGAGAGTTTCTCGAAGAGACGGGGATAAAGATTGCCATAGAGAAGCAAATAGGTATGGCTGATTTTTTATTTCCTTGTATATGGAGAGAATATACTCATATTCATCATATCGCTGCTTTTTATACAGTAAGGAAAGTAGGCGGGGAAATTTCAATACCAAAGCAATTTGAAGGACAGGATTCGTTTGGTGCGGAATGGGTCTCCTTAAACGATCTGTCTATACATAATGCTTCTCCACTTGTGCTAAAGGCAATAGAGTGGATACAAACAGGTTCAATTGGACTTGAAGTAACTTGGTTTGAGAAATGGGAAGTGAAGAAATCCCTCCAAATAGAAGGAAAAAAGGAGAGCACAGATGATTATTAGAAAAGCGAAGGATGAGGATGCCAAAAGGATTGCAAAAGTACATGTAGATAGTTGGCGCACTACTTATAAAGGAATAGTTCCGGATTTATTTTTAGA of Niallia circulans contains these proteins:
- a CDS encoding Gfo/Idh/MocA family oxidoreductase, giving the protein MLTIGYIGNGKSTNRYHLPFTLQRDHIKVKTIYRRNPARDTWKKYKHIHYTTDLNEILNDQEIQLIVVTTSHDSHYAFAKLALDHNKHVLVEKPFMMSVEEAEEIFLYAKEKGLVVQCYQNRRYDSDFLTTKKVIESGKLGDLLEVELNYDYYRPEVPESVQVYNNYRSFMYGHGTHTIDQVISYFGKPQHVHYDVRQLLGQGRMNDYFDLDFYYDQLKVSIKSSYFRLKERPSFVVYGKKGSFIKHSKDRQEEHLKLFYMPDGESFGIDQPEHYGTLTYIDENGDYHEEKVVSKAGDYGRVYDGMYNTIIHGEEKIIKDEETLLQLAILEAGMKGCK
- a CDS encoding ArsR/SmtB family transcription factor, producing the protein MQLGIDKSSLVVYEALASEVRMTIIQLLSKNKMNIKELAKELGISSAIVTKHVKKLEDAGLIKTEKIPGKSGLQKISMLKVDHIEINFPKKIYHSFASYETSVPIGHYTDYDLKPTCGLASEKDFIGRVDEPKLFMDPKRVEAEILWFTQGFIQYTIPNFLKKEEKIQQFEISLEVCSEFPFSNDNWPSDITFSLNGLELGTWRSPGDFADTRGKLTPEWWPHNLNQYGLLKTLRITNHGTYIDGDPISAVTINELDDNCDRWTFRIEVKEDAEYVGGATIFGKKFGNHPQDIIFKVYYL
- a CDS encoding NUDIX hydrolase; the encoded protein is MKEERKFHRPFGVYGVNTENDKLLVIHKKRGPYANRFDLPGGSLEPEESLATAMRREFLEETGIKIAIEKQIGMADFLFPCIWREYTHIHHIAAFYTVRKVGGEISIPKQFEGQDSFGAEWVSLNDLSIHNASPLVLKAIEWIQTGSIGLEVTWFEKWEVKKSLQIEGKKESTDDY
- a CDS encoding glycoside hydrolase family 127 protein, coding for MLSEFALNKVHIKDTFWNYYVKNIKHKTIPFQYKVMDNDMDINIEREREDESLPAEKSNAIENFRIAAGLKGGEHYGWFFQDSDVYKWLEAVSYSLQISPDKELEELADSVIDLIGKAQEKDGYLQTFFQVKFPNRKYRELYYSHELYCAGHLIEAAIGYTEATGKRALLQIALKVVDNVAKYFGYEEGKIQGADGHQEIELALAKLYEFTGEKKYLDLAAFFIDVRGKDPLFYDKQVEQNNKDGITNDHPKIDLKYLQAYIQPKKQTTAVGHAVRMLYMATGMARIAKHSNDEQLFIACKEIWRDVIKKKMYITAGVGSTVHGEAFTGEYDLPNDTMYCETCASIALIYFAYEMFKIEQKAEYIEIMERALYNGALSGASIDGEHFFYVNPLEVYPSISKNNPGQGHVKSQRPNWLGCACCPPNFARTIGSIQRYFYTWDEERQIIYSNLFVSSNLDFPGGTLEQMTEFPKQNRVKYRLKTDGQLVTLKIRIPEWLKNPLLYVEGTTIEINMIDGYMELKRKWNGEIVELVFETPVLAVTANPNVVADVNRIAIQRGPFVYCAESIDNEEKLQTYHINPKNLEWAKVCYQPGVLNGITQLMVEADHELVDRSWQETLYQFNFRGNTEKKELTLIPYYSWGNRGECEMVVWLYK
- a CDS encoding AraC family transcriptional regulator, producing the protein MQETYILSRLTGAVPFHSAGLFVSDVPWSHAPRKNPNEEIILCISGTLYLEVDNTAYELKENEFLFIPANTSFKGSKHSEKGLSFYWFHFYLPQGKKAVSNPYAQKSSSPEIYLPLYSSEMNLSKTIILLNQLIASMKSSQTNNGFLDYLVTAILLELSEEARSVYEDSAEREPHNRFLHYVKEWIRMNSNHPLTIEEIANHFGYNKAYLSHTFSKNIGTTISQFILQVRLEKAKSLLLNTNDTVTKVAADCGFKDEKYFMRVFKQTENMTPTAFRSALRHIKLNNI
- a CDS encoding MurR/RpiR family transcriptional regulator; its protein translation is MLLKQIANRTDYTAAEKNIAKYILENANLIERMTIQELAQKTFTSHTSIIRFAQKLGMKGFKDFKIMLVKSIEQKNHVLSEINPNIPFEDDASLMKISQDMMYLTQQAIKESYELLKEKSLFKMTKYLYNSNRIFMYAVGDSQIRAESFQNKLLKINKYAIIATARNEFANNTVNIERNDCAFFITYEAKSNEDFIAARILKERKVPILLLTAFPESKLAKMADVVLTIPALEKKETDKIATFASQVSIDYVLNVLFSSLYQINYTQNREHQRKSTELIDRFSF
- a CDS encoding Gfo/Idh/MocA family protein, with the translated sequence MKLGIVGAGKIVQDLLPMFKSIPQIDLMAIFGRPNKKGFLLDLQKEYLINKIYVDYKEMLADTDIDVVYIALPNQLHYSYTKQALEARKHVICEKPFTSNLKELQELEKIAQRNDLYLIEAITNQYRGNFLQIKELLPKLGDIKVVEANYSQYSSRYDAFKEGDILPAFNPEMSGGALMDINSYNIHFVVGLFGKPMAVQYYPNLSRGIDTSGVLVLEYERFKAVCIGSKDSRGASFATIQGDNGFLTVDGPVNSIDSFTISNASNGEEKINKNEHKHRMYEEFVAFEKIIREKNKSEMLKRLEHSLQVMEILTMARKKAGIIFAADKGINE